Proteins found in one Falsirhodobacter algicola genomic segment:
- the ccmB gene encoding heme exporter protein CcmB, with protein sequence MTALLFRDLRLALRAGGGFGLGLAFFLLMAVLVPLAVGPEPSLHARIAPGILWLGALLACLLSLDRIFALDQEDGSLDLLATSPIPLEGVVAAKALAHWLVTGLPLTAMAPLLGLLLNLPPGGFGWLVLSLLVGTPALSVIGTFGAALTVNLKRGGLLLSLLVLPLYVPTLIFGAEVAQRGAQGFAASVPLALLAAISAGSAALLPFASAMALRANLR encoded by the coding sequence GTGACCGCCCTCCTGTTTCGCGATCTGCGGCTTGCCTTGCGCGCGGGGGGTGGTTTCGGTCTGGGCCTTGCGTTCTTTCTGCTGATGGCGGTGCTGGTGCCGCTGGCCGTCGGGCCGGAGCCGTCTCTGCATGCGCGCATCGCGCCGGGCATCCTGTGGCTGGGGGCGCTGCTGGCCTGCCTTCTGTCGCTCGACCGTATCTTCGCGCTGGATCAGGAGGATGGGTCGCTGGACCTGCTGGCCACCTCTCCGATCCCGCTGGAGGGGGTCGTGGCCGCAAAGGCGCTTGCGCATTGGTTGGTGACGGGGCTGCCGCTGACGGCGATGGCGCCGCTGCTGGGCCTTCTGCTCAATCTGCCGCCGGGCGGGTTCGGCTGGCTCGTGCTGTCGCTTTTGGTAGGAACGCCCGCGCTGTCGGTGATCGGCACCTTCGGCGCGGCGCTGACGGTGAACCTAAAACGCGGTGGCCTGCTGCTGAGCCTTCTGGTCCTGCCGCTCTATGTTCCGACGCTGATCTTCGGGGCCGAGGTGGCGCAGCGCGGCGCGCAGGGCTTTGCCGCATCCGTGCCTTTGGCGCTGCTGGCGGCGATCAGCGCGGGCAGTGCGGCGCTGTTGCCCTTCGCCTCGGCCATGGCGCTGCGCGCGAACCTGAGATGA
- a CDS encoding heme ABC transporter permease, with protein sequence MSIWDYANPRRFMQLSGILLPWVTVLAAAGLVIGLTWGFFFTPEDYRQGSTVKIMFLHVPSALMAINGWMVMLVASLIWLIRRHHVSALVARAAAPVGMTMTLIALITGAIWGQPMWGTWWAWDPRLTSFLILFLFYLGYIALWQAIEDPDTAADLTSMLCMVGSVFAVLSRYAVLFWNQGLHQGASLSMDRAQHVADVFWYPLILCMGAFALLFLALVLLRTRTEIRLRRLQALLTKERMA encoded by the coding sequence ATGTCGATCTGGGATTACGCCAACCCGCGCAGGTTCATGCAGCTGTCCGGCATCCTACTGCCGTGGGTCACGGTGCTGGCGGCGGCGGGGCTGGTGATCGGGCTGACATGGGGCTTCTTCTTCACGCCCGAGGATTACCGTCAGGGCTCGACCGTGAAGATTATGTTCCTGCACGTCCCCTCTGCGCTGATGGCCATCAACGGATGGATGGTGATGCTGGTCGCCTCGCTCATCTGGCTGATCCGGCGGCACCATGTCTCGGCGCTGGTGGCGCGGGCGGCGGCGCCGGTGGGCATGACGATGACGTTGATCGCCCTTATTACCGGCGCGATCTGGGGGCAGCCGATGTGGGGAACGTGGTGGGCATGGGACCCGCGACTGACCTCCTTCCTGATCCTGTTCCTGTTCTATCTGGGCTATATCGCGCTGTGGCAGGCGATCGAGGACCCGGACACCGCGGCCGACCTCACCTCCATGCTCTGCATGGTGGGATCGGTCTTTGCGGTGCTGTCGCGCTATGCCGTGCTGTTCTGGAATCAGGGGCTGCATCAGGGGGCGTCGCTGTCGATGGACCGGGCGCAGCATGTGGCGGATGTCTTCTGGTATCCGCTGATCCTGTGCATGGGGGCCTTCGCTCTGCTGTTCCTCGCGCTCGTGCTGCTGCGCACCCGGACGGAAATACGCCTGCGCCGCCTGCAGGCCCTGCTGACAAAGGAAAGGATGGCCTGA
- the ccmD gene encoding heme exporter protein CcmD has product MPDLGRYAMAVLAAYGATIVLIGGLVGLSLWRSARIRRQLEAVERRMPR; this is encoded by the coding sequence ATGCCCGATCTCGGACGCTATGCCATGGCCGTGCTGGCCGCCTATGGGGCCACGATCGTGCTGATCGGCGGGCTGGTGGGGCTGTCGCTCTGGCGCTCGGCTCGCATCCGCCGCCAGCTCGAGGCGGTGGAGCGGAGGATGCCGCGATGA
- a CDS encoding DsbE family thiol:disulfide interchange protein, giving the protein MKPLLFVPPLIFAALGAVFLFGMLRDDPDALPTAFAGKPAPPITALPFDGAALPDDASLRDGTVTLVNFWASWCAPCRAEHPMLEALAADGVRIVGINYKDDPDQAKAFLAGLGDPFAAKAADPEGRMGLDWGIYGVPETFVVDGTGTIRARIAGPIGETAMREVIEPALR; this is encoded by the coding sequence ATGAAACCCCTGCTCTTCGTACCGCCGCTGATCTTCGCCGCATTGGGCGCGGTGTTCCTGTTCGGCATGTTGCGCGACGATCCCGACGCGCTGCCGACGGCGTTCGCGGGCAAACCCGCCCCGCCGATCACCGCCCTTCCCTTCGACGGCGCCGCGCTGCCGGATGACGCAAGCCTGCGCGATGGCACGGTGACGCTGGTGAACTTCTGGGCCAGTTGGTGCGCGCCCTGCCGGGCCGAGCATCCGATGCTCGAAGCCCTTGCGGCGGATGGGGTGCGGATCGTCGGGATCAACTACAAGGACGACCCGGATCAGGCCAAGGCCTTCCTTGCCGGCCTCGGCGATCCTTTTGCCGCCAAGGCCGCCGATCCCGAAGGGCGGATGGGCCTCGATTGGGGCATCTACGGTGTGCCCGAAACCTTCGTCGTGGACGGCACCGGCACCATCCGGGCGCGCATCGCCGGCCCGATCGGAGAGACGGCGATGCGCGAAGTGATCGAGCCGGCGCTGCGCTGA
- the aroB gene encoding 3-dehydroquinate synthase, whose product MDTVAVDLGPRSYEVRIGRGLIGRAAEEIGDLLRRPRVAIITDENVAAAALAPLEAALSAGGIASAALVLPPGESTKSWPHLSRSVDWLLEQKVERRDVVIALGGGVIGDLAGFAASILRRGVRFVQIPTSLLAMVDSSVGGKTGINTAQGKNLVGAFHQPARVLADIDLLDSLPAREFRAGYGEVVKYGLLGDAAFFEWLERSGPNMAQGALDLRQAAVRRSVEMKARIVERDETEEGERALLNLGHTFCHALERATGYSDRLLHGEGVAIGCLMAMELSRKLGLLPQEAPGRLAAHLSAMGMKASLADIPGDLPGAERLLDLMGQDKKVVDGRLRFILMRDIGEAFVAADVPPEAVLEVLRAG is encoded by the coding sequence ATGGATACCGTCGCCGTTGACCTTGGACCCCGCAGCTACGAGGTGCGCATCGGGCGGGGCCTGATCGGCCGGGCCGCAGAAGAGATCGGCGATCTGCTGCGCCGTCCGCGCGTCGCCATCATCACCGACGAAAACGTGGCCGCCGCCGCGCTCGCCCCGCTGGAAGCGGCGCTGTCGGCGGGCGGCATCGCTTCGGCGGCGCTGGTTCTGCCGCCGGGGGAATCCACGAAATCCTGGCCCCATCTGTCGCGCAGCGTGGATTGGCTGCTGGAGCAGAAAGTGGAGCGGCGCGACGTGGTCATCGCGCTTGGCGGTGGGGTGATCGGCGATCTGGCGGGCTTTGCGGCCTCCATCCTGCGGCGGGGCGTGCGGTTCGTGCAGATCCCGACATCGCTTCTGGCGATGGTCGACAGTTCGGTCGGGGGCAAGACCGGGATCAACACGGCGCAGGGCAAGAACCTCGTCGGTGCCTTCCACCAGCCCGCCCGCGTGCTGGCCGATATCGACCTTTTGGACAGCCTTCCCGCGCGGGAGTTTCGCGCCGGCTATGGCGAGGTGGTGAAATACGGCCTTCTGGGCGATGCCGCGTTCTTCGAATGGCTGGAGCGCAGCGGCCCGAATATGGCGCAGGGCGCGCTCGATCTGCGGCAGGCCGCCGTCCGCCGCTCGGTGGAGATGAAGGCCCGCATCGTGGAGCGGGACGAAACCGAGGAGGGAGAGCGCGCGCTTCTGAACCTCGGCCATACGTTCTGCCATGCGCTGGAGCGGGCGACCGGCTATTCGGACCGTCTGCTGCACGGCGAAGGCGTGGCGATCGGCTGCCTCATGGCGATGGAGCTGAGCCGCAAGCTGGGTCTTCTGCCGCAAGAGGCGCCAGGCCGTCTGGCGGCGCATCTGTCGGCCATGGGGATGAAGGCCTCGCTTGCCGATATTCCGGGCGATCTGCCGGGGGCCGAACGGCTGCTGGACCTGATGGGGCAGGACAAGAAGGTCGTGGACGGGCGGCTGCGCTTCATCCTGATGCGGGACATCGGCGAGGCGTTCGTTGCGGCCGATGTGCCCCCCGAAGCGGTGCTGGAGGTGCTGCGCGCCGGGTGA
- a CDS encoding shikimate kinase has protein sequence MMGAGKTTVGQHLAKRIGVPFLDSDEEIEHAAQRSIAEIFTRDGEAFFRRRETEVLSRLLAGAPCILSTGGGAFIQEMNRDLIARQGVAVWLRADLDTLWGRVRHRNTRPLLRTPDPRRTLAELMAAREGIYAEAGLVVDSAPGLSLDRMCDLVLEALRTRPDVLED, from the coding sequence ATGATGGGGGCGGGAAAGACCACGGTCGGCCAGCATCTGGCCAAACGGATCGGGGTGCCGTTCCTCGATTCGGACGAAGAGATCGAGCACGCGGCCCAACGCAGCATCGCCGAAATCTTCACCCGTGACGGCGAGGCCTTCTTCCGTCGCCGCGAAACCGAGGTGCTGTCGCGGCTCTTGGCGGGCGCGCCCTGCATCCTGTCCACCGGCGGCGGCGCGTTCATCCAAGAGATGAACCGCGATCTGATCGCCCGTCAGGGGGTGGCCGTCTGGCTGCGCGCCGATCTGGATACGCTGTGGGGCCGGGTGCGCCACCGCAACACCCGCCCGCTGCTGCGCACCCCCGATCCGCGCCGCACGTTGGCCGAATTGATGGCCGCGCGCGAGGGGATCTATGCCGAGGCGGGGCTGGTCGTGGACAGCGCGCCGGGCCTCTCGCTCGATCGGATGTGCGATCTCGTGCTGGAGGCGCTGCGTACGCGCCCCGATGTTCTGGAGGATTGA